The following is a genomic window from Chryseobacterium ginsenosidimutans.
ACCGCTTTCTGATAATATTTGCTTGTCTCTGTTGGCCTGAAGAGCCGTTTCGTAAAATTTAAATTTAACCAGCTCGCTCATCTATTAAAATTTACTTGATAATTGAATTTTTGTGAAAACTTTCTTTGTATATAATGGAAAGTCAGCATTTTGAAGCCATCCGTAATATCCAAGATCTTTCTGGAAAACGTCTTTCACTTTTTGTCCTTTATATTTTCCGAAAGCAAAAATTTCGTGTCCGTTTTCATTAAAGTGAATCATTCCTGCAAGATCTGCAAATTTGTTTTGAGTAGAAAAAGTACTCAGTTCTGCAACTTCATTCGGAACATCTTCATATCTTCCGACTTGTGCGTCTAAAACTTCAAAAGTTGCCATTACATCGGCTTCTGCAGAATGTGCATTTTCCAACGTTTTGTCACAGTAGAATTGGTAAGCCGCTCCTAAGTTTCTCGGTTCTTTCTTGAAAAATATTGTCTGTGCATCTACTAATTTGAACTTGCTTAAATCAAAATCAAAATCAGCACGAAGCAACTCTTCAGCCAATAAAGGAACATCAAATCTGTTAGAATTAAATCCTCCCAAATCTGCGCCTGTAATCATTTCAACCACTTTTGGAGCAATTTCTCTGAAAGTCGGAGCATCTTTTACGTCTTCATCATGAATTCCGTGGATATCGCTGCATTCTTTCGGAATCGGCATTTCCGGATTTACTTTCCATGTTTTGCTTTCTCTTGATGCGTCAGGATTTACTTTTAAAATGCAGATTTCAACAATTCTGTCTTTTCCAATGTTTGTTCCTGTTGTTTCTAAATCAAAAATACAAAGTGGTTTATATAATTTTAAGTTCATTTCTGGTAATTTGAAAATGTGTTAAGTAATTGTGAGTTATTTTAGAGTCTGAAATCTAGTTCAACTGTTTCTGAAAAATAATTGAGATTAAGATATAATAAATAATCACCATCGGAATTCCGACAGTTTTAAAAATAATTAAAATAATGACTGAACCGATTAATAAAGCAATTTTCGGATAATTGTCCTTTAATTTCATCGATTTGAATTTCATCGCAATCATTTTAATAGGGCTGATCAAAAGCCAAGAGCAGAGCAGAGTTAAAATAACTAATAAAATTTCATTATTTAACAAAAATTCAAAGCTTTGGTTTTCTTTAAAAGCATAATACAGCCCGAAAATTAAAATTGTATTTGATGGTGTGTTCAATCCTTTAAAGTAATATTTCTGATCTTCATCCAAATTGAAAATGGCTAATCTTAAACAAGAAAAAAGTGTAACAAATAACCCTAAATATTTTATTTCAAAAGGTAATTCTGTTCCTAAAAACATTTTTCCAAAAGGTTCTAAAGCTGCATACAATGTCAGTCCTGGAACCAATCCGAAACTTACCATATCCGCCAAAGAGTCCAGCTGAACACCTAAGTTGGAATTTGCCTTTAAAGCCCTTGCCACAAAACCGTCAAAAAAATCTAAAATCAAAGAAAGAATAATGCAGATCGCAGTCGTTTGATAATCACCTAAAATAAGATGGATCGCTCCTACACAGCCGGAAAAAAGATTCCCTAATGTAATGGCGTTGGCAAAATTATTTTTAATAAAATTCATAACTGCAAAATTACTATTTTTAAAAATTATGACTCAAAATAATCTGAACTAAAAAATACATTAATATGAAATTGATGTAAATTTGCGGCATGAAAATTTTTAAAGAATTTAGAAAACAGGAAGTTCTGGTACTGTTGTATCGAATTTTTTTAGCATATTTTTTCTATCAGATCGCCAGATTTTTGTTTTGGTATTTCAACAGAGGGCTGATAAAAATTGATTCCGTATCAGATTATTTCAGTCTTTCTTATCATGGGATTGCCTTTGATACGACAGCGATCTTGTATGTTAATGCTCTATTTATCCTATTAAGTATCATTCCGGTTATTGTCAATACAAAGAAAATCTATCAAAAAATACTTTTCTGGGTATATTTTGTCACCAACGGAATAGCCTATATAATGAATTTCGGTGATTTTGTGTACTTCAAATTTTCTCAGACGAGACTTACTTCTGCAGCGTTTCAGGTAGCACAGCATGAAGATAATATTTTCAAGGTTTTTACCTCTTCACTGATGCAGAATCCTTTTGTTTTAATATGGTTTGTTGTATTGATATGGCTTTGGGTTTTTCTTTACAAAAAAGTAAAGATTGCAGAAAAAAGACCTGTAAAATTAATTCCTTACTTTATTTGGTCGGTTCTTACGCTTTGTGTTATTACAGTTTTGGCTATTGGTGGAATTCGTGGAGATTTCAAGCACAGTACAAGACCAATTAACCTGGTAGATGCAAACCGTTTTGTGAAGCTTCCGGCTCAGGGAAATATGGTTCTGAACAGTACTTTTTCATTTTTCAGAACAATGAATACTAATAGTTTTAAGGAAGTTCATTTCGTTGATGAAAAATTTATTGATGAAAATATTCAGCCTTATAAAATTTATGAAAGAAAAGTTGCCGATAAGCCGAATATCGTTATTTTCATTGTAGAATCTTTCAGTAGAGAATATTCCGGAGCTTTTAATAAAGACAAAAATATTAAGGATTATGTTTCCTACACACCTTTTATCGACAGTCTGGCGAATGAAAGCCTGATTTTCCCGAATACTTTTGCAAACGGAAGACAGTCGATTCACGGAATGAGTTCTGTTTTGGCGGGAATTCCAAGTTTGACGGATGCCTTTACGAGTTCACCCTATTCTAACCAGAAAATCCAGTCGATTGTTTCGGTTTGTAACGAAATGGGATATGATACATCGTTTTATCATGGTGCTCCGAATGGTTCGATGGGATTTTTAGGATTTGGAAATATTTTAGGCTTTAAACATTATTTCGGAAAAACAGAATATAATAACGATCAGGATTTCGACGGAATCTGGGCGATATGGGACGAACCGTTTTTACAGTATTTTGCTAAAAATGTAGGGAAAACTCAACCTTTTATGACAACAGTTTTTACGGCTTCTTCGCATCATCCATTTAAAATTCCTGAAAAATACAACGGGAAGTTTAAGAAAGGAAAAAACCAGATGCATGAACCGATTCAGTATACCGATTATTCAATTAAAAAGTATTTTGAGACGGCAAAAAAACAACCTTGGTTTAAGAATACAATTTTTGTTTTCACCGGAGATCATACGAATGAAATTTATTACCCGGAATATGAAAAAGCAATGAACCGTTTTGCAGTTCCACTGATTTTTTATTCTCCAAATCCTGCATATAATTTAAAAGGAGTCAATCAGGAATTTGCTCAGCAAATTGATATTTATCCTACTTTGGCAGATTTAATCGGTTATAATAAAAAGATCAGAAGCTGGGGAAGAAGTCTGGTAAGTGAAAAACAGTATCCTCCGATTATTGCTAATTCTGATGGTGCTGTGGAACAATTTATTATAGGAAATTACATTTATCGTTTTGACGGGAAAGACGTTGTAGGGATTTTTGATAAAACAGATTTAGGCTTAGAAAAAAATCTTCTGGGTCAATTGAAAAATAATCCTGAAGCCGATAAAGGAAAACAAATCGCAAAAGCCTGGTATCAGGATTATATGAATAGAGTTATTAATAGAAAAATGTATTAGTATTTAATAAGTGTTTAATATTAAAAATTGGTACATCTATTGTTATATATGCCTAGGATAATAAAAGTTTTTGTTTGTTTGAAATTAATTTATATTTTTAACAGTAATTAGACAACAAAAATATTTTATTGAAATTAAAACTATAAAGAATATGAGAAAATTATTATTAACATTCGTTTTTTCTTTGTTTGGCGTATTGTCATTTGCTCAAATCGAAGGAAAATGGAAAACAATTGATGATGAAACAAAACAGGCAAAATCTATTGTAGAAATCTATAAAAAAGGTGATCAGTATTATGGGAAAATCTCTCAGTTACTTATAAAACCTGCAAATCCTAATTGTGTAGACTGTAAAGACGACAGAAAAAACAAACCTATTTTAGGCATGGAAATCATCAGAGGTTTGAAAAAAGATGGTAATGAGTTCACCGGAGGAACGATTACAGATCCTAAGACAGGTAAAACGTACAAATGTACGATTACCAGAAGTGGAGACAATCTGAATGTAAGAGGTTATATAGGATTATCTTTCATCGGAAGATCCCAGACTTGGCAAAAAGTTAATTAATTATAATTAAATAAAAGTAATAAACGGCATTTCATTCAAATGAGATGTCGTTTTTGTATATAAATAATAAAAAAACACTATTTTTGTAGTCTAAATTTTTCAAATAAATATGGCAGAATATACTTTTCGTGAGGTAATTGCACAGGCAATGAGCGAGGAAATGCGTAAAGACGAATCCATCTTTTTAATGGGGGAGGAAGTTGCAGAATACAATGGTGCATATAAGGCTTCAAAAGGAATGCTGGATGAATTTGGTGATAAGAGAGTAATCGATACACCAATCGCTGAGCTTGGTTTTACAGGGATTGCTGTAGGAGCTGCAATGAATGGTAACAGACCAATTGTAGAGTATATGACATTCAATTTCTCATTGGTTGGTATCGATCAGATTATCAATAATGCGGCTAAGATCCGTCAGATGAGTGGCGGTCAGTGGAATTGTCCTATCGTTTTCCGTGGTCCTACTGCTTCGGCAGGACAGTTGGGAGCTACACACTCTCAGGCTTTTGAAAACTGGTTCGCGAATGTTCCGGGTCTTAAAGTAGTGGTTCCATCAAATCCTTATGATGCAAAAGGGTTGTTGAAAACAGCAATTCAGGATAATGATCCTGTTATTTTCATGGAATCTGAGCAGATGTATGGTGATAAAATGGAAATTCCTGAAGAAGAGTACTATTTACCGATCGGAAAAGCAGATATCAAGAGAGAAGGTAAAGATGTTACTTTAGTTTCTTTCGGAAAAATTATGAAATTAGCTATTCAGGCTGCTGAAGATATGGCTAAAGAAGGTATTTCTGTGGAAGTTATTGATCTTAGAACGGTTCGTCCTTTAGATTTTGATACGGTTTTAGCATCTGTAAAGAAAACAAATAGATTGGTTATTTTGGAAGAAGCTTGGCCTTTTGGTTCAGTATCTTCAGAAATTACATATATGGTACAGCAAAAAGCATTCGATTATCTGGATGCTCCGATCAAGAGAATTACTACTCCTGATGCACCTGCACCTTATTCTGCAGCATTATTTGCAGAATGGTTCCCGAAACTTGAAAAAGTAAAAGAGGAAATCAAAAAAGCGATGTACGTTAAATAATTTAATGATTATAGAGAAAAACTTCCGAAAGGAAGTTTTTTCATTTATTCTATTCATGAATAAAAGTTCTTTGGGTTATAAATTTGGTTTAAATTTGCGCTCTTAAAATAAATTAGCTGATATGGCAGAAGTTACAGAAGGTGGTCATCATTTTGACATGAAAAAGCTTTCTTTCATTGGAGTCTTAGTGTCTTTAGGGATCGTTTTTGGAGACATAGGTACTTCACCGCTTTACGTAATGAAGGCAATCGTAAATGCGAGGGGAGTCGGCAGCAGTATGCCTTTCAACGAATATATAGAAGGAGCACTTTCCTGTATTATCTGGACGTTGACACTTCAGACCACTATAAAATATGTTATCATTGCTTTGAGAGCAGATAACAAAGGAGAAGGAGGGATTCTGGCTTTATTTTCTTTAGTTAAGAATCTGAAAAAAGGCTGGCTTTATCTTATTGCTATTGTTGGTGCTGCAGCACTTATTGCAGATGGTGTAATTACGCCTTCACTTACGGTAATGTCTGCGATTGAAGGCCTTGAAATCTATAACCCGCACACTCCTGTAGTTCCTATTACCATTGGGATCTTAATTTTAATATTTGTAGTACAACAGTTTGGAACAAGTTTTATAGGTAAATTTTTCGGACCTGTAATGGTTATCTGGTTCTTGGTTTTGGGAGGGCTAGGACTGTCTCATTTAAGCGAGAATCTTGAGATTTTAAGATCATTTAATCCTTATTACGCGTATAAGCTTATTGCGAATTCACCGAGTGCTATTGTTATTTTGGGAGCTGTTTTTCTTTGTACAACAGGGGCGGAAGCTCTTTAT
Proteins encoded in this region:
- a CDS encoding DUF2147 domain-containing protein yields the protein MRKLLLTFVFSLFGVLSFAQIEGKWKTIDDETKQAKSIVEIYKKGDQYYGKISQLLIKPANPNCVDCKDDRKNKPILGMEIIRGLKKDGNEFTGGTITDPKTGKTYKCTITRSGDNLNVRGYIGLSFIGRSQTWQKVN
- a CDS encoding 3'-5' exonuclease; the encoded protein is MNLKLYKPLCIFDLETTGTNIGKDRIVEICILKVNPDASRESKTWKVNPEMPIPKECSDIHGIHDEDVKDAPTFREIAPKVVEMITGADLGGFNSNRFDVPLLAEELLRADFDFDLSKFKLVDAQTIFFKKEPRNLGAAYQFYCDKTLENAHSAEADVMATFEVLDAQVGRYEDVPNEVAELSTFSTQNKFADLAGMIHFNENGHEIFAFGKYKGQKVKDVFQKDLGYYGWLQNADFPLYTKKVFTKIQLSSKF
- a CDS encoding CDP-alcohol phosphatidyltransferase family protein, translating into MNFIKNNFANAITLGNLFSGCVGAIHLILGDYQTTAICIILSLILDFFDGFVARALKANSNLGVQLDSLADMVSFGLVPGLTLYAALEPFGKMFLGTELPFEIKYLGLFVTLFSCLRLAIFNLDEDQKYYFKGLNTPSNTILIFGLYYAFKENQSFEFLLNNEILLVILTLLCSWLLISPIKMIAMKFKSMKLKDNYPKIALLIGSVIILIIFKTVGIPMVIIYYILISIIFQKQLN
- a CDS encoding pyruvate dehydrogenase complex E1 component subunit beta — translated: MAEYTFREVIAQAMSEEMRKDESIFLMGEEVAEYNGAYKASKGMLDEFGDKRVIDTPIAELGFTGIAVGAAMNGNRPIVEYMTFNFSLVGIDQIINNAAKIRQMSGGQWNCPIVFRGPTASAGQLGATHSQAFENWFANVPGLKVVVPSNPYDAKGLLKTAIQDNDPVIFMESEQMYGDKMEIPEEEYYLPIGKADIKREGKDVTLVSFGKIMKLAIQAAEDMAKEGISVEVIDLRTVRPLDFDTVLASVKKTNRLVILEEAWPFGSVSSEITYMVQQKAFDYLDAPIKRITTPDAPAPYSAALFAEWFPKLEKVKEEIKKAMYVK
- a CDS encoding LTA synthase family protein yields the protein MKIFKEFRKQEVLVLLYRIFLAYFFYQIARFLFWYFNRGLIKIDSVSDYFSLSYHGIAFDTTAILYVNALFILLSIIPVIVNTKKIYQKILFWVYFVTNGIAYIMNFGDFVYFKFSQTRLTSAAFQVAQHEDNIFKVFTSSLMQNPFVLIWFVVLIWLWVFLYKKVKIAEKRPVKLIPYFIWSVLTLCVITVLAIGGIRGDFKHSTRPINLVDANRFVKLPAQGNMVLNSTFSFFRTMNTNSFKEVHFVDEKFIDENIQPYKIYERKVADKPNIVIFIVESFSREYSGAFNKDKNIKDYVSYTPFIDSLANESLIFPNTFANGRQSIHGMSSVLAGIPSLTDAFTSSPYSNQKIQSIVSVCNEMGYDTSFYHGAPNGSMGFLGFGNILGFKHYFGKTEYNNDQDFDGIWAIWDEPFLQYFAKNVGKTQPFMTTVFTASSHHPFKIPEKYNGKFKKGKNQMHEPIQYTDYSIKKYFETAKKQPWFKNTIFVFTGDHTNEIYYPEYEKAMNRFAVPLIFYSPNPAYNLKGVNQEFAQQIDIYPTLADLIGYNKKIRSWGRSLVSEKQYPPIIANSDGAVEQFIIGNYIYRFDGKDVVGIFDKTDLGLEKNLLGQLKNNPEADKGKQIAKAWYQDYMNRVINRKMY